One segment of Ipomoea triloba cultivar NCNSP0323 chromosome 12, ASM357664v1 DNA contains the following:
- the LOC115998903 gene encoding uncharacterized protein LOC115998903 — protein MDVGALELSCAVLSLDEEDAGGLDAPITDQASGSVIYFELVGRFLTQRAIKFEHMQQVMASVWQPVMGVRIVSLEDNLFVFQFPHRRDMQRVIDEGPWSFENNTLFCKLVPPSVRPEAVVLDSIDYWVQIHDLPTMFTSAEFIEQIGNYVGVFKFADPNNFGGTWRSFIRVRVSLHLSEPLKRRMKLRMRDGTFQWILFKYERLTTFCFCCGLIGHSERFCRKVYEQGIEPKDYPYGAWLRAGVRRPPKPVGAKWLLADLPNTPSCVPSTPAIPSSQSGQVEEGVLLHGDLKRRREGDCEEAQSVANDVRMEDISKNLVLAGPVVQTRPSI, from the coding sequence GTGGGAGTGTTATATATTTTGAACTGGTAGGTCGTTTTCTCACACAGCGGGCTATAAAGTTTGAGCACATGCAACAAGTTATGGCATCAGTTTGGCAACCTGTTATGGGTGTCCGGATTGTGTCTCTTGAAGACAATCTTTTTGTGTTTCAATTCCCCCATAGACGTGATATGCAGAGAGTCATTGACGAAGGACCGTGGTCTTTCGAGAATAACACGTTGTTTTGCAAACTTGTTCCTCCTAGTGTGAGACCTGAAGCAGTTGTCCTGGATTCCATTGATTATTGGGTCCAGATTCACGATCTGCCTACTATGTTCACTAGTGCGGAGTTCATCGAGCAGATCGGGAATTATGTGGGTGTTTTCAAATTTGCTGATCCAAATAATTTTGGTGGAACGTGGAGAAGCTTTATTCGCGTAAGGGTTTCTCTGCATTTGTCTGAGCCTTTAAAGCGTAGAATGAAATTACGCATGCGTGATGGTACCTTCCAGTGGATCTTGTTTAAGTATGAACGACTGACAACTTTTTGCTTTTGTTGCGGATTGATTGGGCATTCTGAACGTTTCTGTCGAAAGGTTTATGAGCAAGGAATTGAGCCTAAGGATTACCCGTATGGAGCATGGCTGCGGGCAGGAGTTCGTCGGCCTCCTAAGCCGGTTGGGGCTAAGTGGCTTCTTGCGGATTTGCCGAATACGCCTTCATGTGTGCCATCCACCCCTGCGATTCCCTCTAGTCAGTCTGGTCAGGTTGAGGAAGGGGTTCTGTTGCATGGTGATCTTAAACGCAGGAGAGAGGGTGACTGCGAAGAAGCTCAGTCGGTTGCTAATGATGTGAGAATGGAAGACATTTCAAAAAACTTGGTTTTGGCGGGTCCGGTGGTCCAGACCCGCCCATCCATATGA
- the LOC115998904 gene encoding uncharacterized protein LOC115998904 has protein sequence METKARSMQLERLRVRMGFEGLFSVDRVGLGGGLALLWRESGMATLLSYSDNYIDVIVTMEGESPWRLTCFYGFPERARRHQAWTLLRDLKSHSNLPWVVIGDFNDIASHSEKRGHISHPDNLIRGFNDTLQDCALFDLGMQGHKFTWERGRGSEHWVEEQLDRAVASSEWRELYGNAKVLNILATSSDHSAIFLDLKGRPVRRVGRRFKFESAWLLDAQCRDVVEASWRQSFTLDFPCRIHACSQDLRRWGSEHFCNFGRKVHALRSRLESLRNSRSANDIRSFKEFDQELRLLLAQEESFWPIVGADLTSFVTSCFANCALPPGLNDTNVVLIPKKKVPERTSDLRPIALCNVAYKVLAKVIANRLKEVLHLIISQSQSAFVPDRLITDNIIVAGEIGHYLKRKRAGNIGWAALKVDMAKAYDRMEWGFLEGTLRALGFARDWIDLIRLCVTSVKYEILVNGETVGSVLPSRGIRQGDPLSPYIFIICAEGLSLILQQQEASGKIHGIRVVRGAPSVSHLFFADDSLLFFRATDSEVHEIKSCLDLYSSASGQLVNYDKSSITFSANTEQNMCRHVASVLGVRQSVDFGRYLGLPSFIGRNKTAVFRYVEQRMRDRINSWQKQFLNKAGKEVLLKSVGQSMPIFTMSVFLLLIGVCDSIEKMMNRFWWNKGKGAARGLHWLSWSRLATPKSSGGIGFKKIHEFNIALLAKQGWRLLVNPQSLVSRILKAKYFPNVNFLEATLGNNPSYIWRSILSGQEVLREGVARRVGNGKDTPVWGCPWLLDNVDPYVTTACINELRDARVHNLLDSNGCWDYELLHDIFDVEDIPRIVNTPVSPAHPDAWYWKGDLKGQYTIKHGYKLLVRNTLDQDSGFGFREWRKLWSSKIPPKVEWRKLWSSKIPPKVRNFLWRCVKNILPVREVLRTKGVVVSGGCPLCPSNFETVNHIFPLCPSNFETVNHIFCECPIASQLWSGFDLFDGVLFVDFVSRVLNAADITMTIFMASRLWAICTTRNEIIWNAYQLDFMALRRLADDYASEWQQAILTTPSPVTNFADPTPLWNPPPFGFLKCNIDAALHADSVGFGAVIRNHEGNFVAAYGGHLQCPRDPYVAESMAVKEALTWIKSRYLNNVIVESDCLNFCSSFNSVSQDFSYVGLIVKQCRLIANDIGNIVVRHVKRSANHIAHVLARATGSSSVLGFWDVIPPDCISIYFDDLI, from the exons ATGGAGACGAAGGCGCGTTCGATGCAGCTAGAACGTTTACGAGTTCGTATGGGTTTTGAAGGTTTGTTCAGTGTTGATAGGGTTGGCTTGGGTGGTGGCTTGGCTCTATTATGGCGTGAATCTGGAATGGCCACTCTTCTTAGTTATTCTGATAACTATATTGATGTTATTGTTACGATGGAAGGTGAATCACCATGGCGTCTCACTTGCTTTTATGGATTCCCGGAGAGAGCTCGCAGGCATCAGGCTTGGACATTGCTTCGTGACCTCAAATCCCACTCCAACCTTCCATGGGTTGTTATTGGTGATTTTAACGACATCGCTAGCCATAGTGAAAAAAGAGGGCACATTTCTCATCCTGACAACCTCATCCGGGGCTTTAATGATACTCTTCAGGATTGTGCTTTATTTGATCTTGGAATGCAAGGTCATAAGTTCACTTGGGAGAGAGGTCGTGGCTCCGAACATTGGGTGGAGGAGCAACTTGATAGAGCGGTCGCATCATCTGAATGGAGAGAGTTATACGGTAACGCTAAGGTTCTTAATATTCTTGCAACTTCTTCAGATCATAGTGCCATTTTTTTGGATTTGAAGGGCAGACCAGTTCGTCGAGTGGGAAGAAGATTCAAATTTGAGTCAGCCTGGTTGTTAGATGCTCAATGTAGGGATGTGGTTGAGGCTTCATGGCGTCAATCATTCACTCTTGATTTCCCTTGTCGTATTCATGCATGCAGCCAAGACCTTCGGCGCTGGGGCAGTGAACATTTTTGCAACTTTGGACGCAAGGTGCATGCTTTGAGGTCACGACTAGAATCTCTTAGAAACAGCCGGTCTGCCAATGATATTCGTTCTTTCAAGGAATTTGACCAGGAGCTCAGGCTGTTACTTGCTCAAGAAGAG TCTTTCTGGCCGATTGTTGGAGCTGATCTCACCAGTTTTGTTACTTCATGTTTTGCTAACTGTGCCTTGCCCCCGGGCTTAAATGATACCAACGTGGTGTTAATCCCGAAAAAGAAAGTTCCCGAGCGTACATCGGATTTGCGTCCAATTGCCCTTTGTAACGTTGCATACAAGGTGTTAGCAAAGGTCATAGCAAACCGTTTGAAGGAGGTTCTTCATCTTATTATCTCACAATCCCAAAGTGCCTTTGTGCCTGACAGATTAATAACAGACAACATTATTGTAGCCGGGGAAATTGGTCACTACCTGAAAAGGAAACGCGCAGGAAATATTGGATGGGCAGCCCTAAAAGTTGATATGGCAAAAGCATATGACAGAATGGAGTGGGGCTTTCTCGAGGGTACGTTACGTGCTTTGGGCTTTGCCAGGGATTGGATTGACCTTATTAGATTGTGTGTGACATCGGTCAAGTATGAGattttggtcaatggagaaacAGTGGGATCAGTGCTACCTTCCAGAGGCATTCGACAAGGGGACCCGTTGTCACCTTATATATTTATCATATGTGCTGAGGGTCTGTCCTTGATTCTACAGCAGCAGGAGGCTAGCGGGAAAATTCACGGCATAAGAGTGGTTCGGGGGGCACCCTCGGTATCACATCTTTTCTTCGCCGACGATAGTCTGTTGTTTTTTCGAGCAACTGATAGTGAGGTTCATGAAATCAAGAGTTGTTTGGATCTCTATAGCAGTGCCTCAGGCCAGTTGGTTAATTATGATAAATCAAGCATCACTTTCAGTGCTAATACTGAGCAGAATATGTGCAGACATGTAGCAAGTGTTTTGGGTGTGCGTCAATCTGTAGACTTTGGGCGTTATCTGGGACTCCCATCGTTTATAGGTCGCAATAAGACTGCAGTTTTTAGATATGTTGAGCAAAGAATGAGGGACCGAATAAACTCTTGGCAGAAACAGTTTTTAAACAAGGCTGGGAAGGAAGTGTTACTAAAGTCTGTTGGTCAATCAATGCCTATTTTCACAATGTCGGTCTTCCTCCTCCTTATTGGTGTGTGTGACTCCATTGAGAAAATGATGAATAGGTTCTGGTGGAACAAGGGTAAAGGAGCTGCGAGAGGTTTGCATTGGCTAAGTTGGTCCAGGTTGGCAACTCCGAAATCTAGTGGCGGTATTGGTTTCAAAAAGATTCATGAGTTCAATATTGCTTTACTTGCGAAACAAGGCTGGCGATTACTGGTTAACCCTCAATCTCTTGTTAGCAGGATTCTAAAAGCTAAATACTTTCCAAATGTGAATTTTCTTGAAGCAACTCTAGGCAACAATCCTAGTTATATATGGCGGAGCATACTTTCTGGGCAGGAGGTGTTGCGTGAGGGGGTTGCTCGTCGTGTTGGTAATGGGAAGGACACGCCAGTATGGGGCTGCCCTTGGCTGTTGGATAATGTTGATCCTTATGTGACGACTGCCTGCATTAACGAGCTGCGTGATGCCCGTGTTCATAATCTTCTGGATAGTAATGGATGCTGGGACTATGAGCTACTTCATGATATTTTTGATGTTGAGGACATTCCCAGAATCGTGAATACTCCGGTGTCACCTGCGCATCCTGATGCTTGGTACTGGAAAGGTGATCTCAAAGGCCAGTATACTATCAAGCATGGCTACAAATTGTTGGTTCGCAATACTCTTGATCAGGACAGTGGGTTTGGCTTTCGGGAGTGGAGAAAATTATGGAGTAGTAAAATCCCACCAAAGGTGGAGTGGAGAAAATTATGGAGTAGTAAAATCCCACCAAAGGTGCGTAATTTTTTATGGCGTtgtgttaaaaatattttacctGTGCGAGAAGTGTTACGTACTAAGGGTGTTGTGGTCAGTGGGGGTTGTCCGTTATGCCCGTCAAATTTTGAGACTGTCAACCATATTTTTCCGTTATGCCCGTCAAATTTTGAGACTGTCAACCATATTTTTTGTGAGTGTCCTATTGCTAGTCAGCTTTGGAGTGGGTTTGATCTTTTTGATGGGGTACTGTTTGTAGATTTTGTGTCGCGTGTGCTAAATGCGGCAGACATAACCATGACTATTTTTATGGCCTCCAGATTATGGGCAATATGTACCACCCGTAATGAGATTATATGGAATGCATATCAATTGGATTTTATGGCCCTTAGAAGACTTGCTGATGACTATGCTAGTGAGTGGCAACAAGCTATTTTGACTACTCCCTCACCTGTGACTAATTTTGCAGATCCTACACCATTATGGAATCCGCCACCTTTTGGTTTTTTAAAGTGCAACATTGATGCTGCTCTACATGCCGACTCTGTGGGCTTTGGGGCGGTGATTCGGAACCATGAAGGGAATTTTGTTGCGGCTTACGGGGGTCATCTCCAATGTCCTCGGGATCCATATGTTGCCGAGTCCATGGCTGTGAAGGAAGCACTTACCTGGATTAAGAGTcgttatttaaataatgtgaTTGTTGAGTCTGACTGTTTAAATTTTTGCTCTAGTTTTAATTCTGTTAGTCAGGACTTTTCCTATGTTGGTCTTATCGTAAAGCAATGTCGGTTAATTGCTAATGACATCGGGAACATTGTTGTTCGCCATGTCAAGAGGTCAGCGAATCATATAGCTCATGTGCTTG